AATCGTGAAAGTCCCGGTCCATGGTTACGAAATAATCCATACCGTGCTTTATCGCCGTCGTGATGAGTATTGCATCTTGCGTCATTAGTCCAGCCCTTGCAACGAAGAAGGGATAGTATTCAACGTCGAACACTGAGTCCTCAATAACGTTCAGCCGTTCCCTGATGAGATTTGAGAGCTTGATAATTGCATCAAGAAACTCGTCGAACTCCTCACCGGTGAGCAGGAAGTCCTTGAAGTACTTTCCCCAGTATAGGGCCGCTATTCCTTCCGAACGCATTTTCTCGGAGATTAAAAAATCGGCAAAAGCCCTCGTCATCTCCGCCAGTGCGAGGTTTGAGGTGTAGAACTCCGCCTTAAACGTCCCGTTGATAGCCCCTTCAACAAGGCGATAGGACTGCTCCAACTTGCGATATTTGTTAATTAGCCCCTCGCCATGCCTCTCAATACCCTTCTTCAAAATCGCCCAGTGGACTATTGTGTTCGTATCAACGAACACCTTAACCATAGCCCCTCAACCCAGAAGATCCCAAATCGACCCTTTTTTCTTTGTGCTCTTCT
Above is a window of Thermococcus celericrescens DNA encoding:
- a CDS encoding PIN domain-containing protein, whose protein sequence is MVKVFVDTNTIVHWAILKKGIERHGEGLINKYRKLEQSYRLVEGAINGTFKAEFYTSNLALAEMTRAFADFLISEKMRSEGIAALYWGKYFKDFLLTGEEFDEFLDAIIKLSNLIRERLNVIEDSVFDVEYYPFFVARAGLMTQDAILITTAIKHGMDYFVTMDRDFHDLLEDKRIRKRTRKFFEERNFKIVRPGRMIQILEGL